One part of the Nitrospirota bacterium genome encodes these proteins:
- the cobC gene encoding alpha-ribazole phosphatase: MKDYTRIYLIRHGHLVNSHTGVYNGHTDIDLSPEGLTQTIAVAESFRDKSISAIYSSDLKRCRDGAEIIAAPHGLKVMPVKSLREMNFGCWEGLTPEEVQSKYPDVWDKWIADPVCTSPPGGETLLDIQRRVIKELKVIIRRHAGEEIILFTHAGVSRIIICHAINLAIENCFRIQQDFCGLNIIDFYEQTAVVRLINGTP; this comes from the coding sequence ATGAAAGATTACACGCGGATATATTTAATCCGTCATGGACACCTTGTAAACTCACACACGGGTGTTTATAACGGTCACACAGATATTGATTTATCTCCTGAAGGGCTGACACAGACTATTGCTGTAGCAGAGTCGTTCAGGGATAAATCCATAAGTGCAATCTACTCAAGTGACCTGAAACGCTGCCGTGACGGGGCGGAAATTATTGCGGCGCCTCACGGATTAAAGGTAATGCCGGTAAAGTCCTTAAGGGAGATGAACTTTGGATGCTGGGAAGGCCTGACTCCTGAGGAGGTCCAGTCAAAATATCCGGATGTATGGGATAAATGGATTGCAGACCCTGTATGTACAAGCCCGCCTGGCGGAGAGACACTTCTTGATATACAAAGGAGAGTGATTAAGGAGTTAAAGGTTATAATAAGGAGGCATGCGGGCGAGGAAATAATTCTATTCACCCATGCAGGTGTGAGCAGAATTATAATCTGTCATGCCATAAACCTTGCCATTGAAAATTGTTTCAGGATACAGCAGGATTTCTGCGGTTTGAATATTATAGACTTCTATGAACAGACCGCTGTAGTGAGACTGATTAATGGGACGCCGTAA
- a CDS encoding carboxypeptidase regulatory-like domain-containing protein, with the protein MKIKYIFLLIAVFVITSGCYATITGKVLDAETGEPVEGAVVLVEWTKTKGFGLTYTESYKVIEAVTDKEGKVMISGTFNPLVNPPDLTVYKKGYVAWNNKFIFPKYEKRKDFKWEKNYIIKMDRFKPEYKYSEHVSFIHSAIHLGLGEKKLIVKAIESEENKAFEERQKLK; encoded by the coding sequence ATGAAGATTAAATACATATTCCTGTTAATAGCCGTATTCGTCATAACTTCCGGCTGTTATGCCACTATCACTGGAAAGGTGCTTGATGCTGAGACAGGGGAACCCGTAGAAGGGGCTGTAGTACTGGTGGAGTGGACAAAGACAAAGGGATTTGGATTGACGTATACAGAATCATATAAGGTTATTGAAGCGGTTACGGATAAGGAAGGTAAGGTTATGATTTCCGGCACATTCAATCCACTTGTAAATCCTCCTGATCTAACTGTTTATAAAAAAGGATATGTGGCATGGAATAATAAGTTTATTTTCCCTAAGTATGAAAAAAGAAAAGATTTTAAATGGGAGAAGAATTATATAATCAAGATGGATCGTTTCAAACCAGAATATAAATATTCTGAGCATGTATCATTCATTCATAGTGCTATACATTTAGGTCTTGGAGAGAAAAAGTTAATTGTAAAGGCTATAGAGTCAGAAGAAAATAAAGCCTTTGAAGAAAGGCAAAAACTGAAATAA